In the genome of Bosea sp. BIWAKO-01, the window AGGGGATTGCTGCGCGGCCGGGCGATATCGATACGATCTGGATCAACGGTTATAACTGGCCGGCCTGGCGCGGTGGGCCGATGCACTGGGCTGACTCCGTCGGGCTCGATGTCATCGTCAGGCGGCTGGAAGCCCTCGCCGCGGAAAGCGGCGATGCCGCGCTCGCGCCAGCGCCGTTGCTGCGCAAGCTCGCGGCCGAGGGCAAGGGCTTCGCGGGCCTGAAGGCCAGGGCGGCGTGAGCCAGGCTCCGCGCCCGATCTGGCAGGAGCGCTTTCCGCAGGCCTGCGACTGGGACGCGGCAGTGGAAACCGGGACCGTGTCGGACCTGCTCGTGCCGGCCGTCGCGGCGCGCCCGGACGCGGTGGCCATCGCGTTCCGCGAGAGTGGGCTGAGCTATGGCGAACTCGACAGGCTGGCCACCCGGCTCGCGGCGGGGTTGATTGCCGATGGCGTCAGGCCAGGCGACCGCGTGGCGCTGTTCCTGCCCAATACGCCCTGGCATCCCGTCGCGTTCTTCGCGGTCGCGCGCTGCGGCGCGACCGTCGTGCATCTCAGCGCGCTCGATGCCTTGCGGGAGCTTGAACACAAGCTCGTGGCAACGCAGCCGGTCTGCCTGATCACCACGAACCTTCCAGGCTTCCTGCCGCAGGTGCAGGCGCTGCGTGCGGCGGGCTTCGTCGATCGCGTATTGGTCGGCGACGATGCGCGCTGGGGACCGGGGGAGGCCGAGCCGCAGGATCTGCCGCCTGGTGGCGGCTTCGTCTGGCTCGACGATCTGATGACGGCGCCTGACCCGGCGAACTGGCCGGTGCTTTCGCCCGAGGATGTGATGCTGCTGCAGTTCACCGGCGGCACGACAGGGGCGCCGAAGGCAGCGATGCTGACGCATGGCAATCTTGTCTCGGCGGTGAATATCTACCGGCTCTGGACGGATGGCGAACCGTTGGAAGCCGGAGCGCAGACCGCGATCGCGGTGCTGCCGCTGTTCCATATCTATGCGCTGACCACGATCCTGCTGCGCCATTTGCGGGACGGCAACCGCATCCTGCTGCGCCAGCGCTTCGATGTCGAAATCCTGATCGAGGATATCGCGGTCCGTCGGGCGACGATGTTCTCGGGCGTGCCGACGATGTGGTTTGCCCTGCTCAACCGCAAGGGCGTCGAGACGGTCGATTTTTCGTCGTTGCGCTCCTGCGTCTCCGGCGGGGCGCCTCTGCCCTTCGAGGTCCAGACCCGACTCGAAGGCATATTGGGTGTCAGGCTGAACAATGGCTGGGGCATGACCGAGACCGCGCCCGCCGGCTCGCGCCTGCCGAGGCAGGCGAAGCCTCGGCCTGGGGTGATCGGCGTACCGCTGCCAGGCCTCGAAATGAAGATCGTGTCGCTCGATGCCGGGCGTGCCGATTGTCCGCCCGATGAAATCGGCGAGATCGCCATTCGCGGCCCCAATGTCTTCAAGGGGTACTGGAACGAGGCGGAGGCCACGCGCGATGCCTTCCACGAGGGCTGGTTCCTGACCGGGGATCTCGGCCGGATGGACGCAGACGGGCTGTTCCAGATCGTCGACCGGCGCAAGAACATGATCATTTCGAGCGGCTTCAACGTCTATCCGGTGGCGATCGAGAATGCGATCTACGAGCATCCGGCGGTGCAGGAAGTGCTCGTCATCGGCATCGACGACGATTATCGCGGTCAGGCGGCGAAGGCCTTTGTCGTGCTCAAAGCCGGCATGCCTGCCTTTACGCTCGACGAATTGCTGCACTTCCTCAAGGATCGCCTCGGCCGCCACGAGATGCCGCGCGCGCTGGAATTTCGCGACAGCCTGCCGCGCAGCGCCGCCGGGAAGCTGCTGGCGAAGGTGTTGATTGCCGAAGAACAAGAGAAGCGGGCCAAGCCCGCCTCACCCGAATCCGCTGCATAGGACCTGAGAAAATCCATGACCGAAGCCGTCATCGTCTCCACCGCCCGCACGCCGATCGGCAAGGCCTATCGCGGTGCCTTCAACCAGACCCGCGGCGCGGATCTTGCGGCACACGCCATCAAGGCGGCCTATGAGAAGGCGGGAGTAGAGCCGGCGGCGATCGAGGAGATCGTGCTCGGCTGCGGCTATCCGGAGGCTGCGACCGGCGGCAATGTCGCCCGTCATGCCGCGCTGGTCGCCGGCATCCCGGTCGCTTCTGCGGGGGTCACCGTCAGCCGTTTCTGCGCCTCGGGCCTGGAGGCTATCGCGCATGCGGCGCGGCGCATCGTCATGGACGGCGTGCCGGTCGCGATCGGCGGAGGCGTCGAGTCGATCAGCCTGGTGCAGCCGGTGGTGCGGCGCGACCTCACCCAGAACGACTGGCTGATGCAGCACAAGCCCGAGATCTACACGACGATGATCGAGACCGCCGACAATGTCGCCGAGCGCTATGGCATCTCGCGCGAGGCGCAGGATCTGTTCTCGCTGGAAAGCCAGCGCCGCACCGCCGCGGCCCAGCAGCGCCGGCTGTTCGACGACGAGATCGTGCCGATGAGCGCAGTGATGTCGGTCACCGACAAGGCGAGCGGCGAAACGCGGAACGAGCCGGTCACGCTCGCCAAGGACGAGGGCAACCGGCCGGAGACCACGCTGGAGGGGCTCGCGAAGCTGAAGCCGGTGCGCGGCGAGGATAAGTTCATCACCGCCGGCAATGCCAGCCAGCTCTCGGACGGTGCGGCTGCGAGCGTCGTGATGTCGGCGAAGGAGGCTGCGCGGCGGGGTCTGTCGCCGCTCGGCATCTTCCGTGGCTTCGCCTCGGCCGGCTGCGAGCCGGATGAGATGGGCATCGGCCCGGTCTTCGCCGTGCCGCGCCTGCTCGAGCGCAATGGTCTGAAGGTTTCGGATATCGATCTCTGGGAGCTCAACGAGGCCTTTGCCTCCCAGTCGATTTATTGCCGCGACACGCTCGGCATCGATCCCGACAAGGTCAACGTCAATGGCGGCGCGATCTCGGTCGGCCATCCCTTCGGGATGAGCGGGGCGCGACTGGTTGGCCATGCATTGCTGGAAGGGCGCCGCCGCAAGGCGCGCTATGCCGTTGTCACCATGTGCGTCGCCGGCGGCATGGGCTGTGCGGGACTGTTCGAGATCAATCAGGGCTAGCCATCATGGACCTGCGCTTCACGCCCGAGGAAATCGCCTTCCGCGACGAGGTGAGGCAGTTCTTCCGCACCGAGATCCCGGCTTTGATCCGCAGGAAGGTCTCCGAAGGCCTCGGGCTGGCGCGGGAGGATTATGTCACCTCGCAGCGGGTCATGAACGCGCGCGGCTGGGCCGTACCGCATTGGCCCAGGGAATGGGGCGGGCAGGATTGGAGCCCGATCCAGCGCTATATCTTCACCGAGGAGATGCTGCTCGCCGCCGTGCCGCTGCCGCAGCAGTTCAACTGCTACATGGTCGGGCCGGTGATTGCGGCCTTCGGCTCCCAGAGCCAGAAGGAGAAGCACCTCGCGCGTATCGCCAATCTCGACGAATGGTGGTGCCAGGGCTTTTCCGAGCCCGGCGCGGGTTCGGACCTTGCCTCGCTGAAGACGCGGGCTGTCCGCGATGGTGATCATTACATCGTCAACGGCCAGAAGACCTGGACCACACTCGGGCAGCACGCAGACTGGATCTTCTGCCTCGTGCGCACCGACCCCGCGGCGAAGAAGCAGGCCGGGATCTCTTTCATCCTGATCGACATGAAGACGCCCGGCATCACACTGCGCCCGATCATCACGCTCGAGGGCCGGCACGAGGTCAACGAGGTCTTCTTCGACGATGTCCGCGTTCCCGTCGAGAACCTTGTCGGCGAGGAGAACAGAGGCTGGGACTATGCCAAGTTCCTGCTTGCCAACGAGCGTGTCGGCATCGCCCGGATCGGGCTCTCCAAGGAACGTCTTGCCCGGATCAAGCGGCTGGCGAAGGAGATGCCGGCCGGCGACGGCGTGCTGTGGGATGACGCCGATTTCCGCGAACGGTTTGCGCTGGTCGAGATCGAACTGAAGGCGCTGGAAATCACCCAGATGCGGGTGGTCGCAGCACAGGGCAGGCGGGATCCCAACAAACCCGATCCTGCCTCCTCGATCCTCAAGATCAAGGGCTCGCAATTGCAGCAGGCGACGACGGAACTGCTGCTGGAGGTGGCCGGGCCATTCGCGCTTACCGCGCCGCTACGGACGGGCGACCTCACCAATGACTGGCCCTTCGAGCATGACTGGGCCGATGCGGCTGCAGCGAGCTATTTCAACAACCGCAAGGTCTCGATCTATGGCGGCTCGAACGAAATCCAGAAGAACATCATCGCCAAGGCGGTGCTGGGGCTTTGACGACGAGGCTTGGCGCCCTGCCGCGTCCTGACCGAGCCTGTCCCGGCCATCCCCGTCTTCCCTTCACGCGCGTCGCAGGACGCAAGCGCTCGCCAAAAGGGCGAGCATGATGCGGGGGCCAAAGCCCCGCCAGGCTGGATGAAACCCGATGGATTTCGATCTCTCCTCCGAACAAGGCCAGCTCAAGGACAGTGTCGAGCGGCTGATCGGCGCCAGCTATGGCTCCCTCGAAGCGCGGCAGGCCTTGGCGAAGGAGCCGCTCGGCTTCTCCGAGAAGGGGTGGGCGCTGTTCGCAGAGCTGGGCCTCACCGGCATTCCGTTTTCTGAGGAGGAGGGCGGTTTCGGCGGCGGCCCTGTCGAGACCATGGTGGTGATGGAGGCGCTGGGCAGGGGACTGGCGCTGGAACCCTATCTTGCGAGCATTGTGCTGGGTGGCGGCGCCGTCCGGTTCGGCGGTTCGGCTGAACAGAAGGCGCGGATCATTCCGGGCATCGTTGATGGCACCTTGCGTCTGGCACTGGCCTTCACCGAGACGCAGTCACGCTACGATCTGCACGATGTGGCGACGAGCGCGCGGCGAACGGAGACAGGGTTCGTGCTCGATGGCGCCAAGAGCGTCGTGATCAATGGGGACAGCGCGCACCGGATCGTGGTGAGCGCCAGGACAGATGGTGGGCGGCGCGACCGGAACGGTATCAGCCTCTTCCTCGTCGATGCGGCGGCGCCCGGCGTGAGAACCCTAGGCTACTCCACACAGGATGGCGGACGCGCTGCGGAGATCGCCTTCTCGGGCGTCGTGCTCGGCGAGGATGCCCTGCTGGGATCGCTCAGTGCGGGGCTGCCGATCCTCGAGTGTGTTGCTGACCACGCCATTGCTGCGCTCGCCGCCGAGGCTGTTGGCATCATGGATGCGCTGCACGGCCTGACCGTCGACTATCTCAAGACGCGCCAGCAGTTCGGCGTCGCGATCGGCCAGTTCCAGGTTCTGCAGCATCGCGCCGTCGACATGCTGATGGCACTCGAGCAGGCCCGGTCGATGGCACTCTATGCCGCGATGATGGTCGACCATCGCGATGCGGGCGAGCGGAGCGCCGCGTTGTCGGCCGTCAAGGTCCAGATCAACCGCTCCTGCCGGCTGGTCGGGCAGGAGGCGGTGCAGCTCCATGGCGGCATCGGCATGACGATGGAATATCTCGGCGCGCATTATTTCAAGCGCCTGACCATGATCGAGAGCCTGTTCGGCGATACCCCCCATCATTTGCGGCGGGTCGGGCAGGCTGGCGGGCTGGTCGCGGCCTCCTGAGGCGACTTGCCGGACGCAAGACGCGCCTTGTCATCTTCGGGGCCGCGTCGTTGACTGGCCTGGACCAGCGCGTTTCCCGGAGGTGAGATCTTGAGTTCCGGCCTTGTCGCCCTGCTCGACGATATCGCGGCTCTGGCGAAGGTCGCCGCGGCCTCTCTCGATGATGCTGCAAGCCAGGCGGCGAAGGCGAGCGCGAAGGCGGCCGGCATCGTCATCGACGATACGGCGGTGACGCCGCGCTACGCTGTCGGATTCAGCGCGGACCGGGAGCTGCCGATCATCGGCCGGATCGCCCTGGGCTCGCTGAGGAACAAGCTGGTGTTCCTGCTGCCGGGCGCGCTTCTGCTCGCGCTGTTCGCCCCTCGGGCGATCACGCCGCTGCTGATGCTGGGCGGCCTCTATCTCTGCTTCGAGGGAGCCGAGAAGGTTCTGGAACTGGTCCGGTCTCATGACGCGGACGCTGCCGAAGGCGAGGGCGCCTCGGCGGGGATCGATGCCACGCAGCTCGAGAACCAGAAGATCGGCGGCGCAGTGAAGACCGACTTCATCCTCTCGGCGGAGATCATGGCGATCACGCTTGCGAGCGTGTCCGAATCCCCCTTCTGGACACAGGCGCTGGTGTTGGCCGTCGTTGGTATCGGGATGACTGCTTTCGTCTACGGTATCGTCGCGCTGATTGTGAAGGCGGACGATGCCGGCGTAGCGCTGGCACGCAACGA includes:
- a CDS encoding AMP-binding protein; the encoded protein is MSQAPRPIWQERFPQACDWDAAVETGTVSDLLVPAVAARPDAVAIAFRESGLSYGELDRLATRLAAGLIADGVRPGDRVALFLPNTPWHPVAFFAVARCGATVVHLSALDALRELEHKLVATQPVCLITTNLPGFLPQVQALRAAGFVDRVLVGDDARWGPGEAEPQDLPPGGGFVWLDDLMTAPDPANWPVLSPEDVMLLQFTGGTTGAPKAAMLTHGNLVSAVNIYRLWTDGEPLEAGAQTAIAVLPLFHIYALTTILLRHLRDGNRILLRQRFDVEILIEDIAVRRATMFSGVPTMWFALLNRKGVETVDFSSLRSCVSGGAPLPFEVQTRLEGILGVRLNNGWGMTETAPAGSRLPRQAKPRPGVIGVPLPGLEMKIVSLDAGRADCPPDEIGEIAIRGPNVFKGYWNEAEATRDAFHEGWFLTGDLGRMDADGLFQIVDRRKNMIISSGFNVYPVAIENAIYEHPAVQEVLVIGIDDDYRGQAAKAFVVLKAGMPAFTLDELLHFLKDRLGRHEMPRALEFRDSLPRSAAGKLLAKVLIAEEQEKRAKPASPESAA
- a CDS encoding acetyl-CoA C-acyltransferase, encoding MTEAVIVSTARTPIGKAYRGAFNQTRGADLAAHAIKAAYEKAGVEPAAIEEIVLGCGYPEAATGGNVARHAALVAGIPVASAGVTVSRFCASGLEAIAHAARRIVMDGVPVAIGGGVESISLVQPVVRRDLTQNDWLMQHKPEIYTTMIETADNVAERYGISREAQDLFSLESQRRTAAAQQRRLFDDEIVPMSAVMSVTDKASGETRNEPVTLAKDEGNRPETTLEGLAKLKPVRGEDKFITAGNASQLSDGAAASVVMSAKEAARRGLSPLGIFRGFASAGCEPDEMGIGPVFAVPRLLERNGLKVSDIDLWELNEAFASQSIYCRDTLGIDPDKVNVNGGAISVGHPFGMSGARLVGHALLEGRRRKARYAVVTMCVAGGMGCAGLFEINQG
- a CDS encoding acyl-CoA dehydrogenase family protein translates to MDLRFTPEEIAFRDEVRQFFRTEIPALIRRKVSEGLGLAREDYVTSQRVMNARGWAVPHWPREWGGQDWSPIQRYIFTEEMLLAAVPLPQQFNCYMVGPVIAAFGSQSQKEKHLARIANLDEWWCQGFSEPGAGSDLASLKTRAVRDGDHYIVNGQKTWTTLGQHADWIFCLVRTDPAAKKQAGISFILIDMKTPGITLRPIITLEGRHEVNEVFFDDVRVPVENLVGEENRGWDYAKFLLANERVGIARIGLSKERLARIKRLAKEMPAGDGVLWDDADFRERFALVEIELKALEITQMRVVAAQGRRDPNKPDPASSILKIKGSQLQQATTELLLEVAGPFALTAPLRTGDLTNDWPFEHDWADAAAASYFNNRKVSIYGGSNEIQKNIIAKAVLGL
- a CDS encoding acyl-CoA dehydrogenase family protein, with the protein product MDFDLSSEQGQLKDSVERLIGASYGSLEARQALAKEPLGFSEKGWALFAELGLTGIPFSEEEGGFGGGPVETMVVMEALGRGLALEPYLASIVLGGGAVRFGGSAEQKARIIPGIVDGTLRLALAFTETQSRYDLHDVATSARRTETGFVLDGAKSVVINGDSAHRIVVSARTDGGRRDRNGISLFLVDAAAPGVRTLGYSTQDGGRAAEIAFSGVVLGEDALLGSLSAGLPILECVADHAIAALAAEAVGIMDALHGLTVDYLKTRQQFGVAIGQFQVLQHRAVDMLMALEQARSMALYAAMMVDHRDAGERSAALSAVKVQINRSCRLVGQEAVQLHGGIGMTMEYLGAHYFKRLTMIESLFGDTPHHLRRVGQAGGLVAAS
- a CDS encoding DUF808 domain-containing protein, which codes for MSSGLVALLDDIAALAKVAAASLDDAASQAAKASAKAAGIVIDDTAVTPRYAVGFSADRELPIIGRIALGSLRNKLVFLLPGALLLALFAPRAITPLLMLGGLYLCFEGAEKVLELVRSHDADAAEGEGASAGIDATQLENQKIGGAVKTDFILSAEIMAITLASVSESPFWTQALVLAVVGIGMTAFVYGIVALIVKADDAGVALARNDRPVTSLLHLGRGKPPADAEPSIADRLLRPLSRGFGRGLVASMPVLLSVLSAVGTIAMLWVGGGILIHGFESYGFSAVGHLIHDAAVASGRPVPGLGAVVEWVVTAALSAVAGLIAGLAAIAGVHFAVEPVLKLFRKSAPKAV